From a single Polynucleobacter asymbioticus QLW-P1DMWA-1 genomic region:
- a CDS encoding FAD-linked oxidase C-terminal domain-containing protein, which produces MIVMNMVTPPPDIAAISALQSKLVSALRPILPEHALLWEPEDTIPYECDGLAAYRRMPLAVALPETEAQVTQILKICFDMNIPVVPRGSGTGLSGGAMPISQGLVLSLAKLKKILSIDPFTRTAVVQPGVRNLAISEAVGHLGLYYAPDPSSQIACSIGGNVNENSGGVHCLKYGLTLHNVLRVRGVLMNGEIVEFGSLAPDSPGLDLLAIMMGSEGMLAVVTEVTVKLVAKPKLARVIMASFDDIEKGGNAVAAIIAAGIIPAGLEMMDKATTRAVEEFVHAGYDLDAAAILLCESDGTPEEVAEEIERMTKVLEEAGASGIQISQNESERLKFWSGRKNAFPAAGRLAPDYYCMDGTIPRRHIATLLKRIQGMETKYGLGCLNVFHAGDGNMHPLILFNGSDQEEWHRAEEFGTEILEACVELGGTITGEHGVGIEKINSMCVQFGEGERESFWGVKSAFDPGHLLNPDKAIPTLSRCAEYGRMRISGGKLPHPELERF; this is translated from the coding sequence ATGATTGTTATGAATATGGTGACCCCGCCCCCCGATATAGCCGCTATTAGCGCACTTCAGTCCAAATTAGTCTCCGCTTTGCGACCGATACTTCCTGAGCACGCCCTACTTTGGGAGCCAGAAGACACAATCCCTTATGAATGTGATGGTTTGGCGGCCTATAGACGCATGCCTTTGGCAGTTGCCCTCCCTGAAACTGAAGCTCAAGTCACTCAAATCCTGAAGATTTGCTTTGACATGAATATTCCAGTGGTGCCTCGAGGTTCTGGCACCGGACTATCGGGTGGTGCGATGCCCATATCCCAAGGCCTAGTTTTGTCACTAGCCAAGCTCAAGAAAATTCTCAGTATTGATCCATTTACAAGAACAGCTGTTGTACAACCAGGCGTTCGCAATCTTGCCATTTCGGAAGCAGTAGGTCATTTGGGTTTGTACTACGCACCAGATCCGTCATCACAAATTGCCTGCTCTATTGGTGGCAATGTGAATGAAAACTCAGGCGGTGTTCATTGCCTGAAATATGGACTTACCTTGCACAATGTCTTGCGTGTTCGTGGAGTACTCATGAATGGCGAGATTGTTGAGTTTGGCAGTCTTGCACCTGACTCTCCTGGATTAGATTTGCTAGCCATCATGATGGGTAGTGAAGGTATGTTGGCTGTGGTGACTGAAGTTACAGTCAAGCTCGTTGCCAAACCAAAACTCGCACGCGTCATTATGGCCAGCTTTGATGACATTGAAAAAGGTGGCAATGCTGTCGCCGCCATTATTGCCGCAGGCATTATTCCTGCCGGTTTAGAGATGATGGATAAGGCCACTACTCGTGCCGTGGAAGAGTTTGTGCATGCAGGTTATGACTTAGATGCTGCTGCAATTTTGCTTTGTGAATCCGATGGCACTCCAGAAGAAGTGGCAGAAGAAATTGAGCGCATGACTAAGGTATTAGAGGAAGCTGGCGCCAGCGGTATCCAGATTTCTCAGAATGAATCTGAGCGACTCAAATTTTGGAGTGGGCGTAAAAATGCATTTCCAGCAGCAGGTCGTTTAGCGCCAGATTACTACTGCATGGATGGCACAATTCCACGTCGCCATATCGCGACCCTGCTAAAGCGTATCCAAGGTATGGAAACAAAATATGGCCTAGGCTGCTTAAATGTATTTCATGCCGGCGATGGCAATATGCATCCACTCATTTTATTTAATGGTTCAGACCAGGAAGAGTGGCATCGTGCAGAGGAATTTGGCACTGAAATCTTAGAAGCTTGTGTTGAGTTAGGCGGAACCATCACTGGAGAGCATGGTGTAGGCATCGAAAAAATTAACTCCATGTGTGTGCAATTTGGTGAGGGTGAACGTGAATCCTTTTGGGGAGTGAAAAGCGCTTTTGATCCAGGGCATCTATTGAATCCTGATAAGGCGATCCCAACCTTAAGTCGTTGCGCCGAATATGGCCGCATGCGCATCAGCGGCGGCAAATTACCTCATCCAGAATTGGAGCGCTTCTAA